In one Lolium rigidum isolate FL_2022 chromosome 3, APGP_CSIRO_Lrig_0.1, whole genome shotgun sequence genomic region, the following are encoded:
- the LOC124697761 gene encoding protein NO VEIN-like: protein MNPYAYAPNPHQYAQNAYNLMLPHLFLQNQAALAAAYQQQHLQQQYHQRPLLPSPGYAQTPTANAQHRPSKPAPQPDSPASAPPPPPQPRNQRAVLEKAQAAARKARDDLARSGQAVTGWKVAQAALLALKADSWGALGVQLHDVPVLRDLFLIEGKVNTFIHCYVAARKIVSIHDLEVEICKNEGVGQFEELGLGPFLHHPLVAHYFLVPADLSKVPKLSSEDIINCLQNFIDNSKEKVTAESFLDYLAEQKSVSGKEKLGVRVQSLGLHISFLRQARRNEIAAIKLLGKISGSGDSTGEKDLPKQTDFHSGKQVLNMRFDAITSRIKQLPGINKHIHFDSSDDEVAGDTSSEGDAVDQSESDDSCHIVGSKGADKRVSKCPYPSTSEEIQRLGLKSEPNKKSAIESSKVKASENSTCKKDLRKHTHFHSGKKRKYQENGTPSSSCKQPTKRQKMQMQKKEVSPNCFLSTGKLEKFITTWKEACREHPVQQVLELVANYYAETPQEKRNLIKFFSKYPGIGFLNVAVRSMGCGLLDSIYDAIHVFNENKLSSSPIPNTTTEVMEIELPSKENAKSIAKGSNDSNEPGPNATTDDVVRRIIEYFESNCGVSGAGALQVENMIFLKTLHDCETCVTNQFSAKHFTSLGHGTFLEFLEKYGHHFPPKLSSFLKGGISGSSSLEVSILRQQIEVLLSQAEGNWLEDGDFSGDSFLMLLKRQFPTISFDTARYKSDERLVGSVERQRKSIQTNNVTFSISLLEKRWSGMSTGEHDTASGKRDNAVEQSYNSGTVSSREAVKCLLKAPMLSDLLLWSHWDMLFAPSLGSFIHWLLNTGPVQQLACIVTTDGKFIRVDPSATVDQFLEAIIQCSPFQVAVKLLSLLHIYNGSTNTPISLLKCYAQRAIGIIINNNNDPVNTNSERKSVTEGSYNLSAEQRDRSTHFVGHVQQRSQSSSARNVMPDILTNIDSTIHFVAKFVLDCLGHLPSEFRNLAADILLSGLRAVTKNCYSTILHEATETWQLCMLHDIGLSLGIAEWVEDYHGFCLTEEVHTKTETNSSSGHTSAASEVPTLESSLMLIPHDVDMMNDNNKSFTGEKNQLSSMNNKNQNILNPTESKAETAMHMNQSLMMGEPNLEEAALVIETIRRDEFGLDQALSCTENSLLKKQHARLGRALHCLSQELYSQDSHLLLELVQNADDNTYLEDVEPTLAFVLQENGIIVLNNERGFSAENIRALCDIGNSTKKGANRGYIGNKGIGFKSVFRVTDAPEIHSNGFHVKFDITEGQIGFVLPTAVPPYSTSSLSSMLSVEDDKSACSHWNTCILLPFRSKFRDGTGMCSIASMFSDLHPSLLLFLHRLNCIKFKNVVNDTLLVMRRKALGDGIVRISHGNEIMSWLVVSKKLQGTLVRHDVHTTEIALAFTLQENEKGEYEPYLKQQPVFAFLPLRNYGLKFILQGDFVLPSSREEVDADNAWNQWLLSEFPTLFISAQESFCSLSCFQSCPGKAVTAFMSFVPLVGEVHGFFCKLPHLILSKLRLTRCMVLEGSNSQWVYPCNTLRGWDEQTKVLFSDDLLQQHLGLGYLSKDIIIPDTLSRALGIHDYGANVFIDMVSSICRTEGCIESLGMEWLCAWFVNLHLMLLSHSSQNNPSATSLEGDLLFALRKLPCVPLSDGSFSSVADGPIWLPHDIFNSTSDCESSMNDFPILYSNLRIVSPHLLSVSCKNKYLMEEMRANDLMDILLKIGVRKLSGHEIVKNHILMSLPNGRDTKKADKMMIIEYVSFVMLHLQSPCTSCSFEKEEIVSELRTRPILLTNHGYKCPADEPIHFSKEYGNSVDIGKLLQNVEIRWIELDSCYLMNHGSDLLPSVLKRWRQFFEDMGVTDFVQVVKVEKNISQVDSLIAERISKGDISVTSFRVDDWESPELANILSIFSSNKCRENCIYLLEVLDSFWDDYYSAKAWCLRNSENKTVESSLMKCIRSFRWIASTVDDDLHYATDLFYDSENVRSLLGSVAPYALPQVSSRSLKKDIGFKTNVSYSDTLMILNLWVASQVPFSASVDQMCKFYTFVSEGAANAKIDIKREFMSRSIFTPLLRPRSTEAVPGKFLPPKDLYWHDPTGCFETTEGFVLVKKGMFPRRMLCSAYPSLCEFFTEACGVPKEPTISDYVEMLLRLSNVALPSQVAHQVFRVFVRLATDLQSVSGKITDIVYLKDSLQKLETTILPTVVDKWVSLHPSFGLVCWLDDNELKQHFKDCSGVDFIQFGELSSEDTQMLHGSVAALMKGLGIPALSKVVYREAIFYGMADNREKATLICGLLPYIQRYIYKMHKDAYSSFQQSEITKLSNLQIIVVEKLFHKYMLKGHESSSKRRFKCHCLLQGNILYATKEADSHSLFLEISRLFFDGSSDLHFANFLHMVKTMAESGTPAEKVESFIVDNQNVPALPEQEAVWSLSCSFVDQDVGSEPVESSSASDFNIPKHQRSDGTVSSWPPNNWRTAPDLITSQRRQHQPLGEPKVNLVECVDTKDNWFRVELEEDWVITGDTRVENTLNAESSVATLDEPQMMMSINSDSAPAYIDLLTSSASEIVDTEVINFKDKMPNASEGSTGAPDASSLLGAGPVGEDASEGRVRLRTGAPDASQLLRTGRVGEAVVYRHFVDLLGPTNVRWVNGETESGLPYDLVITRGGNLIEYVEVKATTSSNKDWFYITTREWQFALEKGDAFTIARVLVSGKNTAYIELFRNPHKLCKNKTLHLALLIAPGQGRLQQQTPTPSYDKPFDPL, encoded by the exons atGAACCCCTACGCCTACGCCCCGAACCCACACCAGTACGCGCAGAACGCCTACAACCTCATGCTCCCGCACCTCTTCCTCCAGAACCAGGCCGCCCTCGCCGCAGCCTACCAGCAGCAGCACCTGCAGCAGCAGTACCACCAGCGCCCGCTCCTCCCCTCCCCCGGCTACGCCCAAACCCCCACCGCTAACGCCCAGCACCGCCCCTCAAAGCCCGCGCCACAGCCCGACTCGCCAGCctcggctccgccgccgccgccgcagccgcgcaACCAGCGCGCGGTGCTCGAGAaggcgcaggcggcggcgaggaaggcgcgGGACGACCTGGCGCGGTCCGGGCAGGCCGTCACGGGCTGGAAGGTCGCCCAGGCCGCGCTGCTCGCGCTCAAGGCCGACTCCTGGGGAGCCCTCGGCGTCCAGCTCCACGACGTGCCCGTCCTGCGCGACCTCTTCCTCATCGAGGGCAAG GTGAACACATTCATCCATTGTTATGTTGCAGCAAGAAAAATTGTGTctattcatgacctggaggttgaGATATGCAAGAACGAGGGCGTTGGGCAGTTCGAAGAGCTGGGGCTGGGGCCTTTTCTTCATCACCCACTTGTTGCACATTATTTTTTGGTACCTGCTGATTTGTCCAAGGTGCCTAAGCTTAGTAGCGAGGATATTATCAATTGCCTACAGAATTTTATTGATAATTCTAAGGAGAAAGTCACAGCGGAAAGCTTCTTGGATTATCTTGCGGAACAAAAGTCAGTCTCTGGGAAGGAGAAACTTGGCGTGCGTGTACAAAGCTTGGG GTTGCACATTTCCTTCCTCCGACAGGCCAGAAGAAATGAAATTGCTGCTATTAAACTTCTAGGCAAGATCAGTGGTTCTGGTGATAGCACTGGTGAGAAGGATCTACCAAAACAGACAGATTTTCATTCGGGGAAGCAGGTGTTGAACATGAGGTTCGATGCTATAACTAGTCGTATAAAGCAATTACCAGGCATCAATAAGCATATTCATTTTGATTCAAGCGATGATGAAGTTGCTGGCGATACTAGTTCGGAGGGCGATGCAGTTGATCAGAGTGAGAGTGATGATAGCTGTCATATTGTTGGTAGCAAGGGTGCTGATAAGCGTGTTAGTAAGTGCCCATATCCTTCGACATCAGAAGAAATTCAACGTCTTGGTTTGAAATCTGAACCGAATAAAAAGTCAGCTATAGAGAGCAGCAAGGTAAAAGCGAGTGAAAATAGCACTTGTAAGAAGGATCTACGAAAACATACACATTTTCATTCGGGAAAGAAACGGAAATATCAGGAAAATGGGACTCCTAGCTCTTCATGCAAACAGCCTACAAAGCGccaaaagatgcaaatgcaaaagaAAGAAGTATCGCCTAATTGCTTCCTAAGTACAGGTAAGCTGGAGAAATTCATAACAACCTGGAAAGAAGCATGCCGTGAACATCCAGTTCAACAG gttttggaattggtagcaAATTACTATGCAGAAACACCACAAGAAAAGAGGAACTTAATAAAGTTTTTCTCGAAATACCCGGGCATTGGTTTCCTGAATGTTGCA GTTAGATCTATGGGTTGTGGTCTGCTGGATAGTATTTATGATGCGATCCATGTCTTTAATGAGAATAAATTGTCATCAAGTCCTATTCCTAATACCACAACGGAGGTTATGGAAATCGAGCTCCCGAGTAAAGAAAATGCTAAAAGCATTGCTAAAGGATCCAATGATAGCAATGAGCCCGGACCca ATGCCACAACTGATGATGTTGTCAGGAGAATTATTGAATATTTTGAGTCCAACTGTGGAGTATCTGGAGCTGGAGCTTTGCAGGTGGAAAATATGATATTCCTGAAGACACTTCATGATTGTGAAACATGTGTAACTAATCAATTTTCTGCCAAGCATTTCACTTCTCTTGGCCATGGGACTTTCCTTGAGTTTTTGGAAAAATATGGTCATCACTTCCCCCCTAAGTTGAGTAGTTTCTTGAAGGGGGGAATTTCTGGTTCTTCGTCCCTGGAAGTTTCTATACTGCGACAACAGATTGAAGTTTTACTCTCCCAAGCCGAGGGCAACTGGCTAGAAGATGGAGACTTTTCAGGGGATAGTTTCCTTATGCTTCTCAAAAGGCAGTTCCCAACAATTAGTTTTGATACGGCACGATACAAGTCTGACGAAAGACTTGTTGGTTCTGTAGAGAGGCAGAGAAAGAGCATACAAACAAATAATGTCACGTTTTCTATCTCGCTGTTGGAGAAACGGTGGTCTGGAATGTCTACAGGTGAGCATGATACTGCTAGTGGGAAGAGGGACAATGCTGTTGAACAATCTTATAATTCTGGAACAGTTTCTTCACGAGAAGCAGTTAAGTGTTTACTTAAGGCTCCAATGCTGTCAGATCTGCTTCTTTGGTCACATTGGGATATGTTGTTTGCTCCTTCACTGGGCTCCTTTATACACTGGCTGCTGAATACAGGTCCAGTTCAACAGCTAGCTTGCATTGTGACCACGGATGGTAAGTTTATCAGAGTAGATCCATCAGCTACTGTAGACCAATTTTTAGAAGCCATTATTCAATGCTCACCATTTCAAGTGGCAGTGAAGCTGCTTTCCTTGCTGCACATTTACAATGGTTCTACGAACACTCCAATTTCATTACTGAAGTGTTATGCACAACGAGCAATAGGtatcataatcaacaacaacaatgaTCCAGTGAACACTAATTCTGAACGCAAATCTGTGACTGAGGGATCCTATAATCTAAGTGCTGAACAACGTGACCGCTCTACTCATTTTGTTGGCCATGTTCAACAAAGGTCTCAGTCGTCTTCTGCAAGAAATGTCATGCCTGATATATTAACAAACATTGACAGCACTATTCATTTTGTTGCCAaatttgttcttgattgtcttgGTCATCTACCTTCTGAATTCCGGAATCTTGCAGCAGATATACTTTTGTCTGGACTTCGAGCAGTTACCAAAAATTGCTATTCAACAATCTTACATGAAGCCACAGAAACTTGGCAGCTTTGCATGCTTCATGATATTGGGTTGTCACTTGGAATTGCTGAGTGGGTTGAAGATTATCATGGATTCTGTTTAACTGAAGAAGTTCACACAAAGACAGAAACAAATTCTTCTTCAGGGCATACATCAGCTGCATCTGAAGTACCTACACTTGAAAGCTCTCTCATGCTTATTCCTCACGATGTTGATATGATGAATGATAATAACAAATCATTTACTGGGGAAAAGAATCAACTCAGTTCTATGAATAACAAAAACCAAAACATATTAAATCCTACTGAATCCAAGGCAGAAACTGCAATGCATATGAACCAATCACTCATGATGGGAGAACCGAATCTCGAGGAAGCAGCTCTAGTTATTGAGACTATACGACGTGATGAGTTTGGTTTGGATCAGGCTCTAAGTTGCACAGAGAATAGTTTGTTGAAGAAGCAGCATGCTCGACTTGGTCGGGCACTGCATTGTCTTTCACAAGAGTTATACTCGCAGGATTCTCATCTACTTCTTGAGCTG GTACAAAATGCTGATGATAATACTTATCTTGAGGATGTCGAACCCACATTAGCATTCGTTCTTCAGGAGAATGGTATCATTGTTCTCAATAACGAGAGGGGCTTCTCTGCTGAGAACATTAGAGCTCTTTGTGACATTGGTAATTCAACAAAGAAAGGAGCCaataggggttatattggaaataAGGGCATTGGATTCAAATCAGTATTTCGG GTAACTGATGCTCCAGAGATCCATTCAAATGGTTTCCATGTGAAATTTGACATAACAGAAGGCCAGATTGGTTTTGTATTGCCAACTGCAGTTCCACCCTACAGCACCAGTTCTTTGAGTAGTATGCTATCTGTTGAAGATGACAAGAGTGCTTGTTCCCACTGGAACACTTGCATTTTACTCCCCTTTAGATCTAAATTCAGGGATGGCACCGGCATGTGCTCCATTGCGTCCATGTTTTCAGATCTCCACCCATCTCTTCTTCTATTCCTTCACCGACTAAATTGTATCAAGTTTAAGAATGTGGTAAATGACACACTGCTGGTTATGAGAAGGAAGGCTCTTGGTGATGGCATTGTGAGGATCTCACATGGAAATGAGATAATGAGTTGGTTGGTAGTTAGTAAGAAGTTACAGGGCACACTTGTACGCCATGATGTGCACACTACAGAGATTGCTTTGGCATTTACCTTGCAGGAGAATGAGAAAGGAGAGTATGAACCTTACTTGAAGCAACAACCTGTGTTTGCTTTTCTACCCCTAAGGAACTATGGTCTTAAATTCATTCTTCAAGGGGATTTTGTTTTACCTTCTTCCAGGGAGGAAGTGGATGCAGATAATGCATGGAACCAGTGGTTGTTGTCGGAATTCCCCACTTTATTTATCAGCGCGCAAGAATCCTTTTGTTCTCTTTCCTGCTTCCAGAGCTGTCCTGGGAAGGCTGTTACAGCCTTCATGAGTTTTGTTCCTCTGGTAGGAGAAGTTCATGGATTCTTTTGCAAGCTCCCTCACTTAATCCTTTCCAAGTTACGTCTTACCCGGTGCATGGTTTTGGAAGGTTCTAATTCGCAATGGGTCTACCCATGCAATACACTCAGGGGTTGGGATGAACAAACAAAAGTGCTGTTTTCTGATGACTTGCTTCAGCAGCATCTTGGTCTTGGATATCTGTCGAAAGATATCATCATACCTGATACATTATCAAGGGCCCTAGGTATTCACGACTATGGAGCAAATGTTTTTATTGATATGGTATCATCAATTTGCCGAACTGAGGGTTGTATTGAGTCCCTGGGGATGGAATGGCTGTGTGCTTGGTTTGTTAATCTTCATTTGATGTTGTTGTCGCATTCTTCTCAAAATAATCCCTCGGCAACAAGTCTCGAAGGTGATCTTTTATTTGCTCTCAGGAAATTACCATGTGTTCCTCTGTCAGATGGTTCATTTAGCTCTGTGGCAGATGGCCCTATATGGTTGCCTCATGATATTTTCAATTCTACATCTGACTGTGAAAGTAGCATGAATGATTTCCCAATTCTGTATAGCAATCTTCGAATTGTAAGTCCACACCTTCTTTCTGTGTCCTGCAAAAACAAGTACCTCATGGAAGAAATGAGAGCAAATGATCTGATGGACATTCTTTTGAAAATCGGGGTGCGGAAGTTGTCTGGACATGAAATTGTCAAAAATCATATCCTCATGTCCTTGCCAAATGGTAGAGATACTAAGAAGGCCGATAAGATGATGATAATAGAGTATGTGAGTTTTGTTATGCTTCATCTTCAGTCTCCATGTACGAGCTGTAGTTTTGAAAAAGAGGAAATAGTATCAGAACTACGGACTAGACCTATCTTGCTTACAAACCATGGTTACAAGTGCCCAGCTGATGAACCCATTCACTTCAGTAAAGAGTATGGAAATTCTGTGGACATAGGCAAGCTACTTCAGAATGTTGAAATTAGATGGATTGAACTTGATAGTTGTTACTTGATGAATCATGGTTCAGATTTGTTGCCATCTGTGCTTAAGAGGTGGAGGCAATTTTTTGAAGATATGGGTGTGACTGACTTTGTGCAAGTAGTGAAAGTTGAGAAAAACATATCCCAAGTTGATTCTTTGATAGCAGAAAGAATTTCAAAAGGTGATATTTCTGTAACATCTTTTAGAGTGGATGATTGGGAGTCTCCAGAACTGGCTAACATTTTATCAATATTTTCTTCAAATAAATGCCGAGAAAATTGCATATATCTTCTGGAGGTTCTTGACAGCTTCTGggatgattattatagtgcaaaaGCTTGGTGTCTCAGAAACAGTGAAAACAAAACAGTTGAGTCATCCCTGATGAAATGTATCCGAAGCTTCAGATGGATAGCGTCAACTGTTGATGATGACCTTCATTATGCAACAGATTTGTTTTATGATTCTGAGAACGTGCGTTCCCTTCTTGGTAGTGTGGCCCCATATGCTTTGCCTCAG GTATCAAGCAGATCACTAAAAAAGGACATTGGGTTCAAAACCAACGTATCTTACAGTGATACTTTGATGATCCTGAACTTATGGGTAGCATCACAAGTTCCTTTTAGTGCAAG TGTGGACCAGATGTGCAAATTCTATACCTTCGTGTCAGAAGGTGCAGCCAATGCAAAGATTGACATCAAACGGGAGTTCATGTCACGCTCTATATTTACACCACTACTCCGCCCTCGATCTACTGAGGCCGTCCCTGGTAAATTTTTACCCCCCAAAGACCTCTATTGGCATGACCCAACAGGTTGTTTTGAAACAACAGAGGGATTTGTTTTGGTAAAGAAGGGAATGTTCCCGAGAAGGATGCTGTGCTCAGCCTATCCAAGCCTTTGTGAATTCTTTACTGAGGCATGTGGTGTACCAAAAGAGCCAACAATATCCGATTATGTAGAGATGCTTTTGCGGCTATCAAATGTTGCGCTGCCTTCACAAGTAGCCCATCAG GTCTTCCGTGTATTTGTGAGATTGGCTACTGATCTCCAGTCTGTGAGTGGCAAGATAACCGATATAGTTTACTTGAAAGATTCTCTTCAAAAGTTAGAGACGACGATATTGCCAACCGTAGTTGATAAATGGGTCTCTCTCCATCCATCTTTTGGCCTTGTTTGCTGGTTAGATGACAACGAGTTGAAGCAGCACTTTAAGGACTGCAGTGGTGTTGACTTCATACAATTTGGTGAACTTTCTTCTGAGGACACACAAATGCTGCATGGGAGTGTTGCTGCATTGATGAAAGGCCTTGGTATCCCAGCACTTTCTAAG GTTGTGTATCGTGAAGCAATATTCTATGGCATGGCTGACAACAGGGAAAAGGCTACTTTGATTTGTGGACTTTTACCATATATACAACGTTACatctataagatgcataaagatgCTTATAGCAGTTTTCAGCAAAGTGAGATTACGAAGCTGAGCAATCTTCAGATTATTGTTGTTGAAAAGTTGTTCCACAAGTATATGCTCAAAGGGCATGAGAGTTCTTCTAAGAGAAGATTCAAATGCCATTGTCTTTTGCAG GGAAATATTCTGTATGCTACAAAAGAAGCTGATTCACAttcattgtttctggaaatatctagacttttcttTGATGGATCCTCTGATTTGCACTTCGCGAATTTTCTGCACATGGTTAAAACCATGGCAGAATCTGGTACCCCAGCTGAAAAAGTTGAGTCTTTTATTGTTGATAATCAGAATGTGCCTGCATTGCCTGAACAGGAAGCAGTTTGGTCCTTGTCTTGCTCGTTTGTAGACCAAGATGTTGGTTCCGAACCGGTTGAATCCTCATCTGCCAGTGATTTCAATATTCCCAAGCATCAGAGGTCAGACGGAACTGTTTCAAGTTGGCCACCTAACAATTGGAGAACAGCCCCTGATTTGATAACATCTCAGAGAAGGCAGCATCAACCCCTGGGTGAGCCAAAGGTGAATCTTGTTGAGTGCGTAGATACAAAAGATAATTGGTTTCGTGTTGAGCTCGAAGAGGATTGGGTTATAACCGGGGATACAAGGGTAGAAAATACATTAAACGCAGAAAGTTCAGTGGCGACCTTGGATGAGCCTCAGATGATGATGTCCATTAACTCAGACAGTGCACCTGCTTATATAGACTTGTTGACTAGTTCAGCCAGCGAAATTGTTGATACTGAGGTAATAAACTTCAAAGATAAAATGCCCAATGCTTCAGAAGGTagtacaggggccccagatgcatCCTCGTTACTAGGAGCCGGCCCGGTTGGTGAAGATGCTTCAGAAGGTAGGGTTAGGCTCCGTACGGGGGCTCCAGATGCATCCCAGTTACTAAGAACCGGCAGGGTTGGTGAAGCTGTGGTCTACAGACATTTTGTTGATCTGCTAGGGCCGACTAATGTGAGGTGGGTGAATGGAGAAACTGAGTCCGGACTGCCTTACGATCTCGTCATCACCCGCGGAGGTAATTTGATAGAGTATGTGGAGGTGAAGGCAACTACATCGTCGAACAAAGACTGGTTCTACATCACGACGAGAGAATGGCAGTTTGCGTTGGAGAAGGGGGATGCGTTTACTATTGCCCGTGTCCTTGTGTCGGGCAAGAATACAGCATATATTGAACTGTTCAGGAATCCGCACAAGCTTTGTAAGAATAAAACGTTGCATCTAGCTCTCTTGATCGCTCCAGGACAGGGCAGACTTCAGCAGCAAACACCGACTCCATCTTACGATAAGCCTTTTGACCCTCTATAG
- the LOC124700926 gene encoding BTB/POZ and MATH domain-containing protein 1-like, which produces MEASKTVSTSTSTCTREVDQVTHVFHILDYSKHRGMGNNLNSYIRSQIFAVGGHDWAIRFYPDGYHKRYKDYISVYLVLLWQSNNVMASCDLRLVNQITGLSSSVHKTGPRIFSSHDSTAFAPDAPAFKRRNEIENSAYLRDDRLTIECIVTVIQKPQVTEARPFPKIDMPPSDMVEQVGRLLDEKEGFDVSFSVGGETVEAHRFVLAMRSPVFKAELYGAMREIRSTGQHITIEDMQPAVFRALIRFIYNDSLPPNDLGTEMIRLLLVAADRYAMERLKMVCQSILCEDLNTDTVATTLALADQHSCGKLKDACFEFIEISDAMDAVVATQGFQDLMVTCPSLVVEALEKRRKFRKA; this is translated from the coding sequence ATGGAGGCAAGCAAGACGGTCTCTACGTCTACGTCTACGTGCACCCGGGAGGTAGaccaagtcacacatgtgttccaTATCTTGGATTACAGCAAGCACAGGGGCATGGGCAACAACCTCAACAGCTACATACGGTCCCAGATATTCGCTGTCGGCGGCCACGACTGGGCCATCCGTTTCTACCCTGATGGGTACCACAAAAGGTACAAAGATTACATCTCAGTTTATCTCGTGCTTTTGTGGCAGAGCAACAATGTCATGGCGTCATGCGACCTGAGGCTGGTCAATCAGATCACCGGATTATCCTCCTCAGTGCATAAAACAGGGCCTAGGATTTTCAGTTCCCATGACTCCACTGCGTTTGCTCCAGATGCTCCTGCTTTCAAAAGGCGAAACGAGATTGAGAACTCCGCATACCTTAGGGATGATCGCCTGACGATCGAGTGCATTGTCACCGTCATCCAAAAGCCACAAGTTACCGAAGCCAGACCATTCCCCAAGATCGACATGCCACCATCCGACATGGTCGAGCAAGTCGGCAGGCTGCTAGATGAGAAGGAGGGGTTTGACGTCAGTTTTAGTGTTGGAGGAGAGACTGTTGAAGCACATCGGTTCGTTCTCGCCATGCGGTCGCCCGTTTTCAAAGCGGAGCTGTATGGGGCAATGAGGGAGATTAGGTCGACGGGGCAGCACATAACCATCGAGGACATGCAGCCTGCCGTTTTCAGGGCCCTGATCCGTTTCATCTACAACGATTCTTTGCCTCCCAATGACCTCGGTACTGAGATGATCCGGCTTCTACTAGTGGCTGCCGATAGATACGCCATGGAGAGGCTCAAGATGGTCTGCCAAAGCATCCTCTGCGAGGATCTGAACACGGACACCGTGGCAACCACGCTGGCTTTAGCTGACCAACATAGCTGCGGCAAGCTTAAGGACGCCTGCTTTGAATTTATCGAGATATCCGACGCGATGGATGCCGTGGTGGCAACCCAAGGCTTCCAAGATCTCATGGTGACTTGCCCATCGCTGGTAGTGGAGGCATTGGAGAAGCGAAGAAAGTTCCGTAAAGCATGA
- the LOC124700924 gene encoding BTB/POZ and MATH domain-containing protein 1-like, with the protein MEASNTVSTCTPEVAQGTHVFDILGYSKHRGMGNDAMSYIRSGIFTVGGHDWAIRFYPDGHSEACQDYISVYLQLLSKNTEVRASCDLRLMDQYTGLSSSVHKTGPRIFSFGAISGFAPQTGKFKRRSEIEESAYLRDDRLTIKCIITVVKKPHVTEARLFPKIDMPPSDMAEDVGRLLEEKGGFDVSFNVEGETFGAHRFVLAMRSPVFKAELYGLMREASKGHHITIEDMQPAVFRALLHFIYTDSLPRKHLEGDDNTEMIRLLLVAADRYAMERLKLVCQSILCEHLKVDNVATTLALADQHSCDKLKDACLEFIEISDAMDAVVATQGFKDLMVTCPSLVVDALEKRRKFRKA; encoded by the coding sequence ATGGAGGCATCTAATACGGTGTCTACGTGCACCCCGGAGGTGGCCCAAGGCACACATGTGTTCGATATCTTGGGCTATAGCAAGCATAGGGGCATGGGCAACGACGCCATGAGCTACATACGTTCCGGGATCTTCACTGTCGGCGGCCACGACTGGGCCATCCGCTTTTACCCTGATGGCCACAGCGAAGCATGCCAAGATTACATCTCAGTTTATCTCCAGCTTTTGAGCAAGAACACTGAAGTCCGGGCGTCCTGCGACCTGAGGCTGATGGACCAGTACACCGGCTTGTCGTCTTCAGTGCATAAAACAGGGCCTAGAATATTCAGTTTTGGGGCTATTAGTGGATTTGCTCCACAGACTGGTAAGTTCAAAAGGCGAAGTGAGATTGAGGAATCTGCATACCTTAGGGATGATCGCCTCACAATCAAATGCATTATCACTGTTGTCAAAAAGCCACACGTAACTGAAGCCAGATTGTTCCCAAAAATCGACATGCCACCATCCGACATGGCTGAGGACGTCGGCAGGCTGCTGGAAGAAAAGGGTGGGTTTGACGTCAGTTTCAATGTTGAAGGAGAGACTTTCGGGGCGCATCGGTTCGTTCTCGCCATGCGGTCACCTGTTTTCAAAGCGGAGCTCTACGGGCTGATGAGGGAGGCGAGCAAGGGGCATCACATAACCATCGAGGACATGCAGCCTGCTGTTTTCAGGGCACTGCTCCATTTCATCTATACCGATTCTCTGCCTCGCAAGCACCTTGAGGGAGATGACAACACTGAAATGATCCGTCTTCTACTAGTGGCTGCTGACAGATATGCCATGGAGAGGCTCAAGCTGGTTTGCCAAAGCATCCTCTGCGAGCATCTGAAGGTGGACAATGTGGCAACCACACTGGCTTTAGCTGACCAACATAGCTGTGACAAGCTTAAAGATGCCTGCCTTGAATTTATTGAGATATCGGATGCAATGGATGCTGTGGTGGCAACCCAAGGCTTCAAGGATCTGATGGTGACTTGCCCATCCCTCGTAGTGGACGCGTTGGAGAAGAGAAGAAAGTTCCGTAAAGCATGA